Proteins from a single region of Haemorhous mexicanus isolate bHaeMex1 chromosome 4, bHaeMex1.pri, whole genome shotgun sequence:
- the BOD1L1 gene encoding biorientation of chromosomes in cell division protein 1-like 1 isoform X4, producing the protein MATNPQPPPPPPPPPQQPPPLPGAGAGAGGGAAEPELVSMIVNHLKSQGLFDQFRRDCLADVDTKPAYQNLRQRVDNFVSNHLATHTWSPHLNKNQLRNNIRQQVLKSGMLESGIDRIISQVVDPKINHTFRPQVEKAVHEFLATLNHKEEAGPSTTPSEEKADASVTVQGVSATTPSANVASDAMSILETITSLNQEASAARASTETSNPKNNDKVAKKLSSQQSVDGSTDKERNAEDLPDKEKAICDPSGEGAETLAKCEDLNELPCQSEEIKNAAKDTSTFTSKDIPQESEDVKSKLLDKSDKKSESSERRKEKKEKLDKKSDHSKKSDDTTKSKEEKQAKELEPVKHLVPEKNSNKHKATESTKEENMLIDSDMDVLSDITVSSVHTSDLSSFEEESEEEPVISDSTEEGEITSDEEEKSSQSKTKAHGNELSDGRAKPVRHAYVRKPFLYSKYFSDSDDERTVEQRRQSIAKEKEERLLRRRINRERLEEKRKQKAAEKTKSLKAGNQNAKGKSGLQLEEPSSKSLESKTTGTSIKDVLKEQKFLEKKVALSRKRKRDSRHAEDSCRKKNEPSEEDSKEMQKANETYEKNSSKELKHNHGKNEICKQLRRLSEWGHSAEESKSDSKAEKEHKRKTSTSLQTEGAQQDSEIRDLKKQLDKAEVNTEEPQKQKSLSKNEKHPKKDADTEIQHTRNSTKKEAKSYRDKNEKERTALEDKLPLKHKYKGDGIHKSGEDVELHSFERSLKGEDGGQKHNQQMKVSSDDKCERKSKHRSERKVSVTGKDGKNPSESTLKAEELLRKENKKDKHLSTDKPRVECKTKRSLSDSRPQKDSLSASKQPGSASHRRSESYSEDKHEIESTNSDSNVKLEDGVHKDRRRSKSLAEDKILLKSKSKSHSKQFRASETELQDTGQKLDKDKSMEDNDSDKQHKSRNEDKGLEESGAEFQLASGPQSTQGSQKDFSHRVKLHSGEKGTVKEKYRGDKDLSNSKLERRFSAEGHKSRNLKHSNKEIKKKEESIKLEDKDTKEMDSGHERLSNVTMAVDKKQSKKVSCENRKGSISNQDLLKEEKQSASTTESSQVLAPQKVTMNNVDLHAGHEEELIELDLKKTKAQEASNIDGKNIQNSLQATDAKCAVKQKGSRSISNKELKHSSADPAACESQFLPAAEKTVEQEDTSNKQVGALDPLSKKASMAQGPSKQGAYKTSIVYETSGRTLKNASNKDQASKDSRRPKNLKTVVNANSDDVPLTINSSREDAADAKSMDMSDSTDSLGTMSKECHNSDGTSLLEDAFLLKNDTAQVVCMEQDRAMPSSVMKDDGDSTIVANSMEKVNEMSQPDEQAMEHSTAGLCRREDNNEAAKSEGSQNRKLKRKEGNLMSGITEDHGDVTTKELNPRRKGRECLNIDPSTKGERSTIMDSVEKNKVHNTDDMIQSSSVLVPEGVPEESFKGSVIANGQGGTNVVGMDKNESSAVGTSAGSSKHNLLYSSLHKTPASVIGTSTEKITESSAMATSTGGEGAEGTSHSGKDSDATTTCTEESEVTVICTSIEADEGFTTGIWVKRSEGCSLVTGADIGDCTVAAAEEGGGSVVTEGLAESESFLTSTEGEENGDCTMVDAEEGSKDLVNPSGVEIEDSVNSAGTEEKDDAVTSAGSEEKPKTSTCVDIGKFESSVSCLGEMESDGAVTSAGTETGEGSTSGDNSGEFRGNVTAGQVKEHEGTVTCTGAEERGHNFIICSVTGTDTQGENTVTGACVAVVTDNSATAGTSGDKSEDTVNGESAVTSTGITPEEDAEISAVCTGLEDSNEGFVVCLETEKCESLMDSTRAKEEASITTVSVGLCDDEGFVTSTGSKEEDEEGEDIVSSTGRGNEENEHASTCTGVESESALICIGAEEGESSIICIVAEQMEAESGVAGTDRNNLTVNSMTSAEKEANCGTDCRNDKGIVESSVTSASAADEGALAAQTGKREGTLLPSDAGECEGPMTSAMAVQDKTQFGAEDKHENAMTFFDSRGLDVSISSAVPKDETSLTPADREVKVKGDAISTSTVEDAPLHSAADAEEGPLAVARVNESGENSMILIDSEDTVPMPSTATEFKECVNTSSSKQEKDECAMISTSIVEEFEAPMSSAAIEYDGQLPSVKTEEINENAMVSVDMEVYEVPMPSESSTGGDNSDDGNRPTASGKEEKDECAMISTSVVEEQVILMSSEVTEEVIQHISDTESKNETLMISTSSAECFEAPMSSGAVQDENKLTASETEGRYEAAMITTSMTEECEIVLISAAPQAESQLIVAGDEGAILSPNASEECRVVETTATVDEQFGLNAFNADGKNKGSVIFVGECGAPVLRVATDSEDQHTASNVEDKEEGAVITLSTMEECDSLFTFTVIEESQLPAESAEVKDKSEEIFNTANQIECILSTTGPEKSGDSLLVIGRENETSESGVRTESAASQATVDSEITETDENAVNLMSVDEALCVEISTETAESPSPEAGEDDEQADDVLHEVITSELSSTISEAAKESEAVKKVNCKLNSNVLLESDLPDIRTSLPKTQALSLVSANEVTVNTNHGEVPIEAELGKKSDLTSLHVEKLYDSDDKTSLVKAGDTGVEVTFQKSNATFNSGNNAALPKLTEELESTLRTDKSQQPESARSEEGCVDLQTKEWQKDMLQRNIPLERETSHVENSAIQISEEHSSRGIQCKSPETMDEKKCNQQIAQDVLKDDEQSQCSKMKPGNIKEVISGDAAEVSKEIDVAQTPPRSTAEEKDEFNFEQEMSEKQKHRPESNENSPEENQPVVVKRKRGRPRKYPLEAVQPGAAVSCLCK; encoded by the exons atGGCCACCAACCCccagcccccgccgcccccgccgccgccccctcagcagccgccgccgctgccgggggccggggccggcgcggggggcggcgcgGCCGAGCCCGAGCTGGTCTCCATGATCGTTAACCACCTCAAGAGCCAGGGGCTCTTCGACCAGTTCCGCCGCGACTGCTTGGCCGACGTGGACACCAAG CCTGCCTACCAGAATTTGAGACAGCGCGTTGACAACTTTGTTTCTAACCATTTGGCAACTCATACCTGGAGTCCTCATCTCAACAAGAACCAGCTGAGAAATAACATTAGGCAGCAGGTTCTCAA GTCTGGAATGTTGGAATCGGGAATTGACAGAATTATTTCTCAGGTTGTGGACCCAAAGATCAACCACACATTCAGACCTCAGGTGGAAAAAGCTGTCCATGAATTTTTAGCCACATTGAATCACAAAGAGGAGGCAGGCCCCAGTACGACTCCAAGTGAGGAGAAAGCAGATGCTTCTGTTACAGTACAAG GTGTCTCTGCTACAACTCCAAGTGCTAATGTAGCTAGTGATGCAATGTCCATTTTGGAAACAATAACTTCTCTTAATCAAGAAGCAAGTGCTGCCAGGGCTTCAACAGAGACCTCCAATCCCAAGAACAATGACAAAGTTGCAAAAAAACTCTCATCTCAGCAGAGTGTGGATGGTAGCACTGATAAAGAGAGAAATGCAGAGGACTTGCCTGACAAAGAGAAAGCAATTTGTGACCCTTCTGGAGAAGGGGCTGAAACACTTGCAAAGTGTGAAGATTTAAATGAGCTTCCCTGCCaaagtgaagaaataaaaaatgcagcaaaggATACTAGTACATTTACAAGTAAAGATATTCCACAGGAAAGTGAAGATGTGAAGAGTAAATTATTGGATAAATCTGACAAGAAATCAGAGAGcagtgaaagaaggaaagaaaagaaggaaaagcttgACAAGAAATCTGATCATTCAAAGAAAAGCGATGATACTACAAagtcaaaagaagaaaagcaagcaaaagaGTTGGAACCAGTGAAACACTTagttccagaaaaaaatagcaataaacATAAGGCAACTGAAAGCACTAAAGAAG AAAATATGTTAATAGATTCAGATATGGATGTACTCAGTGACATCACGGTCAGCTCTGTCCATACCAGTGACCTGTCTTCCTTTGAAGAGGAGAGTGAAGAGGAGCCTGTAATTTCTGACAGTACTGAAGAGGGGGAGATCACATCAG atgaagaggagaaaagcagtCAAAGTAAGACGAAGGCCCATGGGAACGAGCTGAGCGATGGGCGAGCCAAGCCTGTCCGCCATGCTTATGTGCGCAAGCCTTTCCTGTACTCCAAATACTTCAGCGATTCTGATGATGAGCGAACCGTAGAACAGCGCCGGCAGTCCATT gccaaagaaaaagaagagagactCCTCAGAAGACGTATTAACAGAGAGAGACTTGAAGAAAAACGTAAACAGAAGGCTGCAGAAAAGACAAAATCCTTAAAAGCTGGAAATCAGAATGCTAAAG GAAAAAGTGGCTTGCAACTAGAAGAACCTTCATCAAAAAGTCTAGAGTCAAAAACAACTGGTACCAGCATTAAGGATGTGCTTAAAGAACagaaatttttggaaaaaaaagtggccctgagcagaaaaagaaaaagagattcaAG GCATGCTGAAGAtagctgcagaaagaaaaatgagccATCTGAAGAAGATtctaaagaaatgcaaaaggCAAATGAG ACCTATGAAAAGAATTCTTCCAAAGAACTGAAGCACAAtcatggaaaaaatgaaatctgtaAACAACTTAGAAGACTTTCGGAATGGGGGCATTCAGCTGAGGAAAGCAAAAGTGAttctaaagcagaaaaagaacataaaagaaaaacttcCACTTCTCTTCAGACTGAAGGAGCTCAGCAGGACAGCGAAATAAGGGATCTAAAAAAACAACTGGATAAAGCAGAAGTCAATACTGAAGAACCACAGAAGCAGAAATCCTTATCTAAGAatgaaaaacaccccaaaaaagaTGCTGACACAGAAATTCAACATACGAGAAATTCTACCAAAAAAGAAGCCAAGTCTTacagagataaaaatgaaaaggaaagaactgCTTTAGAAGATAAACTTCCTTTAAAGCACAAATATAAAGGAGATGGTATTCACAAGTCAGGTGAAGATGTTGAACTTCATTCATTCGAGCGAAGTTTGAAAGGAGAGGATGGTGGCCAGAAACATAATCAACAAATGAAGGTTTCCTCAGATGacaaatgtgaaagaaaaagtaaacaCCGAAGTGAACGGAAAGTGTCAGTAACAGGGAAAGatggaaaaaacccttctgaATCAACCTTAAAAGCTGAAGAATTGCTGcggaaggaaaacaaaaaagacaagCATCTCTCAACAGACAAACCAAGAGTGGAATGCAAGACCAAAAGGTCCTTGAGTGATTCTAGGCCACAGAAGGATTCCCTAAGTGCCTCAAAGCAACCTGGTTCAGCGTCACACAGAAGGAGTGAAAGCTACTCAGAAGATAAACATGAAATAGAATCAACTAACTCTGATAGTAATGTAAAACTTGAAGATGGTGTTCATAAAGATAGACGAAGATCTAAGAGCCTTGCAGAAGACAAGATTTTGTTGAAGTCCAAATCAAAGAGTCATAGTAAACAGTTCAGAGCATCTGAAACAGAATTACAGGACACTGGACAGAAGCTAGACAAAGATAAGAGCATGGAAGACAATGATTCAGATAAACAGCACAAATCCAGGAATGAAGATAAAGGTTTGGAGGAGAGTGGTGCTGAGTTTCAGCTTGCAAGTGGCCCACAGTCAACTCAGGGATCACAAAAAGACTTTAGTCACAGAGTTAAGTTACATTCTGGAGAAAAAGGGACTGTAAAAGAGAAATACAGAGGTGATAAAGACTTAAGTAATTCCAAACTGGAAAGAAGGTTCTCTGCTGAAGGTCATAAAAGCAGAAACTTAAAGCACAGCaacaaggaaataaagaagaaggaagagagtATCAAATTGGAAGATAAAGATACTAAAGAAATGGATAGTGGACATGAAAGATTATCTAATGTTACAATGGCAGTGgataaaaaacaaagcaagaaggTATCCTGTGAAAATAGGAAAGGCAGTATATCAAACCAAGATTTACTTAAGGAGGAAAAGCAATCAGCTAGCACAACTGAAAGCAGCCAGGTTCTAGCCCCTCAAAAGGTAACTATGAATAATGTTGACTTGCATGCTGGTCATGAGGAAGAGCTGATTGAACttgatttgaaaaaaacaaaagcacaggAAGCATCTAACATTGATGgaaaaaacattcaaaactcTCTCCAAGCCACAGATGCCAAGTGTGCAGTAAAACAAAAAGGATCTCGTTCTATTTCAAATAAGGAGTTAAAACACAGCTCGGCAGATCCTGCAGCTTGTGAATCACAgtttctgcctgcagctgaaaaaaCTGTTGAACAAGAAGATACTTCTAATAAACAAGTTGGTGCCTTAGACCCTTTGTCCAAAAAAGCTTCCATGGCTCAAGGTCCCAGTAAACAAGGGGCTTATAAAACAAGTATTGTGTATGAAACAAGTGGTAGAACCTTAAAGAATGCATCCAATAAGGATCAGGCTTCAAAAGATAGCAGAAGACCAAAGAATTTAAAAACTGTGGTAAATGCTAATTCAGATGATGTTCCTTTAACAATTAATTCTTCCAGAGAAGATGCTGCTGATGCAAAGTCCATGGATATGTCAGATTCTACAGATTCTTTAGGTACCATGTCTAAAGAATGCCACAATTCAGATGGGACTTCCTTATTGGAAGATGCTTTCCTTTTGAAGAATGATACAGCACAGGTTGTATGCATGGAGCAAGATCGTGCAATGCCGAGTTCTGTCATGAAAGATGATGGTGACAGCACCATCGTGGCAAACAGTATGGAAAAAGTGAATGAGATGTCCCAGCCTGATGAACAGGCAATGGAACACAGTACAGCTGGGCTGTGTAGGCGAGAAGATAACAATGAAGCAGCAAAGTCAGAAGGCTCTCAAAATAggaagttaaaaagaaaagagggaaacTTGATGTCTGGCATAACTGAAGATCATGGAGATGTAACAACAAAAGAACTTAAcccaagaagaaaaggaagagagtgCTTGAATATAGATCCTTCCACAAAGGGAGAAAGAAGCACAATAATGGATAGTGTGGAAAAGAATAAGGTGCATAACACCGATGATATGATCCAGTCTTCCTCTGTTTTAGTGCCTGAAGGAGTTCCTGAGGAAAGTTTCAAAGGTTCTGTTATAGCTAATGGGCAAGGAGGGACTAATGTGGTTGGCATGGacaaaaatgaaagcagtgCTGTAGGTACCAGTGCGGGAAGTAGTAAACATAATTTGTTGTATAGCAGCCTGCACAAAACTCCTGCCAGTGTGATAGGAACTAGCACAGAAAAGATCACTGAGAGCTCTGCAATGGCAACTAGtacaggaggagaaggagctgaaggTACCTCACATTCTGGAAAGGACAGTGATGCTACAACCACTTGCACAGAAGAAAGTGAGGTGACAGTAATCTGCACAAGCATAGAGGCTGATGAAGGTTTCACAACAGGCATATGGGTAAAACGTAGTGAGGGCTGCAGTTTAGTCACAGGAGCAGATATTGGTGACTGTACtgttgcagcagcagaagaaggTGGTGGCAGTGTTGTCACTGAAGGATTAGCAGAAAGTGAAAGCTTCCTAACAAGtacagaaggagaagaaaatggtGACTGTACTATGGTTGATGCAGAAGAAGGTAGTAAGGATTTAGTGAACCCAAGTGGAGTAGAAATTGAAGACAGTGTAAATAGTGCTgggacagaagaaaaagatgatGCTGTGACTAGTGCAGGCTCCGAAGAAAAGCCAAAGACCTCAACTTGTGTAGATATAGGCAAATTTGAAAGTTCTGTGTCCTGCTTAGGTGAAATGGAGAGCGATGGAGCTGTAACTAGTGCAGGGACAGAAACAGGTGAAGGGTCAACCAGTGGTGATAATTCAGGTGAATTTAGGGGCAATGTTACAGCTGGCCAAGTAAAAGAACATGAAGGTACTGTGACTTGCACAGGTGCAGAAGAAAGAGGTCATAACTTCATCATCTGCTCTGTGACTGGTACAGATACCCAAGGAGAAAACACTGTAACTGGTGCTTGTGTTGCGGTGGTCACAGACAACAGTGCCACGGCTGGAACTAGTGGTGACAAATCTGAGGATACTGTAAATGGTGAAAGTGCGGTGACCAGCACAGGCATAACCCCAGAAGAAGATGCTGAAATTTCAGCAGTCTGCACAGGGCTAGAAGACAGCAACGAGGGATTTGTAGTTTgtttagaaactgaaaaatgtgaaaGTCTAATGGACAGTACAAGGGCAAAGGAAGAAGCCAGTATCACTACAGTCAGTGTAGGTCTGTGTGATGATGAAGGTTTTGTGACTAGTACAGGCTCAAAAGAAGAGGATGAAGAAGGTGAGGACATAGTGAGCAGTACAGGaagaggaaatgaagaaaatgagcATGCTTCTACTTGTACAGGAGTGGAAAGTGAAAGTGCACTAATTTGTATAGGTGCAGAAGAAGGTGAAAGTTCCATTATCTGCATAGTTGCTGAACAAATGGAAGCTGAGTCAGGGGTGGCTGGCACAGATAGAAATAATCTTACTGTCAACAGCATGACAAGTGCAGAGAAAGAAGCTAATTGTGGCACAGACTGCAGAAATGATAAAGGCATTGTTGAAAGCAGTGTGACCAGTGCAAGTGCTGCAGATGAGGGTGCCTTAGCTGCACAGACAGGAAAGCGCGAAGGTACCTTGCTTCCCTCAGATGCTGGGGAATGTGAGGGTCCCATGACTAGTGCTATGGCCGTGCAAGATAAGACACAGTTTGGTGCTGAAGATAAACATGAGAATGCCATGACTTTCTTTGACAGCAGAGGACTTGATGTCTCTATAAGTAGTGCAGTTCCAAAGGATGAGACTTCTCTTACTCCTGCTGACAGAGAAGTAAAGGTAAAAGGTGATGCCATCTCTACCAGCACAGTGGAAGATGCTCCTTTACATTCAGCCGCAGATGCTGAAGAAGGTCCTCTTGCTGTTGCGAGAGTGAATGAAAGTGGGGAAAACTCTATGATCTTAATAGACTCTGAAGACACGGTGCCTATGCCCAGCACAGCTACAGAGTTTAAAGAGTGTGTGAATACTTCCAGCAGTAAGCAGGAGAAAGATGAATGCGCTATGATTTCCACCAGTATTGTGGAGGAATTTGAGGCTCCTATGTCAAGTGCAGCTATTGAATATGATGGTCAGCTCCCCtctgtgaaaacagaagaaataaatgagaATGCTATGGTTTCTGTAGATATGGAGGTATATGAGGTTCCCATGCCTAGTGAatccagcacaggaggagatAATAGTGATGATGGAAATCGCCCAACTGCTagtgggaaggaagaaaaggatgaGTGTGCTATGATCTCCACAAGTGTTGTGGAAGAACAAGTAATCCTAATGTCAAGTGAAGTCACTGAAGAGGTGATTCAACATATCTCAGACACAGAGTCAAAGAATGAAACACTAATGATCTCTACAAGTTCAGCAGAATGTTTTGAAGCTCCTATGTCTAGTGGAGCTGTGCAAGATGAAAACAAACTCACTGcttcagaaacagaaggaagatACGAAGCTGCTATGATCACTACAAGCATGACAGAAGAATGCGAGATAGTCTTGATCAGTGCAGCACCACAAGCTGAAAGTCAGCTCATTGTAGCAGGAGATGAAGGTGCCATTCTCTCTCCAAATGCATCAGAGGAATGTAGGGTGGTGGAGACCACTGCAACTGTAGATGAACAGTTTGGACTAAATGCTTTCAATGCAGATGGGAAAAACAAAggttctgtgatttttgtggGAGAATGTGGGGCTCCTGTGCTAAGAGTTGCAACTGACAGTGAAGATCAACACACTGCTTCAAATGTAGAAGATAAGGAGGAGGGGGCAGTGATCACTCTAAGCACAATGGAAGAATGTGACAGCCTCTTTACCTTCACAGTCATAGAAGAAAGTCAACTTCCTGCTGAGAGCGCAGAAGTGAAAGACaaaagtgaagaaatttttaataCTGCTAACCAGATTGAATGCATCCTTTCAACTACAGGCCCAGAAAAAAGCGGGGATTCTTTGCTTGTTATTGGGAGAGAGAATGAGACAAGTGAGAGTGGGGTGAGGACAGAATCAGCAGCATCTCAGGCCACAGTAGACAGTGAAATCacagaaacagatgaaaatgcAGTGAACCTCATGAGTGTAGATGAGGCCCTTTGCGTGGAGATTAGTACAGAGACTGCTGAGAGTCCTTCCCCAGAGGCAGGTGAGGATGATGAGCAGGCAGATGATGTTTTGCATGAGGTCATTACATCGGAACTCTCTAGTACGATTTCAGAAGCAGCGaaagagagtgaagccgtgaAGAAAGTAAACTGTAAATTAAATTCGAACGTACTTCTAGAAAGTGACTTACCTGACATAAGGACTTCCCTGCCTAAGACACAGGCTCTTTCCTTAGTTTCTGCAAATGAAGTGACTGTAAACACCAACCATGGTGAAGTACCAATAGAAGCAGAACTAGGGAAGAAAAGTGACCTCACTTCGTTGCATGTAGAAAAGCTATATGACAGTGATGACAAAACCAGCTTGGTCAAAGCAGGTGATACTGGCGTTGAAGTTACTTTTCAGAAAAGTAATGCAACCTTTAATTCag GCAATAATGCAGCCTTACCAAAGTTGACAGAAGAACTAGAAAGTACTTTGAGAACTGACAAG TCACAGCAGCCTGAAAGTGCAAGAAGTGAAGAAGGATGTGTGGATCTTCAGACAAAAGAATggcaaaaag atatGCTGCAGAGGAATATTCCTTTAGAAAGAGAAACTTCTCAT GTGGAAAACTCTGCTATCCAGATAAGTGAAGAACATAGCTCTAGAGGAATTCAGTGTAAATCTCCAGAAACAatggatgaaaaaaaat GCAACCAGCAGATTGCTCAGGATGTGCTAAAAGATGATGAACAAAGTCAGTGTTCCAAAATGAAACCTGGTAACATCAAG GAAGTTATTTCAGGTGATGCAGCAGAAGTGTCCAAAGAAATTGATGTAGCACAAACACCTCCTAGAAgtactgcagaagaaaaag ATGAATTCAACTTTGAACAGGAAAtgtctgaaaagcaaaagcaccGTCCAGAATCAAATGAAAATTCTCCAGAG